Proteins encoded by one window of Amaranthus tricolor cultivar Red isolate AtriRed21 chromosome 4, ASM2621246v1, whole genome shotgun sequence:
- the LOC130810225 gene encoding protein FAR1-RELATED SEQUENCE 11-like: protein MALLFCTSLAPNFSSAASSSTSLYKLSLKQHNTIPKIYHIHLLHCQSIFLSTTCGRGINRTRLPEITIKAKTMPMLDFDLNDTLVVENDCEPFIGQTFESQEEAYAYYNNYAKRHGYVARKDRSDTNKHGKTIRRDFYCHRGGKKPLKVVDLSKSQRHKQSSKCECKAHMRITLKKRFDIFPEEWHVTKFVKEHNHELLSSEEMRFLPANRSISQQDEKQILLYKEAGLSVRQIIRVMELEKEIKHGELSFIERDVRNLFAKVKKVVGDDDVKSLLEYMKLAKQENNLFQYAYTMDNERRLEHLFWCQSQSFALYQRYGDVVVFDTTYKVNSYDMPCGIFVGVDNHGKTILFGCALLRNEKTSTFRWLMKTFVTIMKNTPKTIITDQDPWMSEAIATELPSTKHSYCIWHITSKFSCWFSALLRTAYPDWCVAFYEAYKTTIPEEFEHKWNTMIHKYNLEENKHIQGLQNVKGFWAPAYLRDHFFGGMITTGRSEMINAFIKKFVSSNFSLKDFVKQVDIAIQEIDQRRVHNNMTATLRPISVKSKSPLEEQAFKVFTPYAFTKFQEEFFRAGQYSIIPAEGKMFTVTYFEGVTPRNHRVFWDGVSASCSCKNFEFWGILCRHILRVFSHTDCFKIPSLYLPLRWHHKTLSSLIVGEDVLHSTSDVQTTHNIMMENEVDNMDHALTDENTVHLPPKSKSKGRPKKRREKGGKELGKRTKCCSICKQAGHTKPTCPYKENISSLNGKKDSVSSSQKRLKKTHDALEINPIFTLKY, encoded by the exons ATGGCGCTACTCTTCTGTACTTCTTTGGCGCCTAATTTTTCCTCTGCTGCTTCATCCTCTACATCCCTTTATAAACTATCTCTGAAACAACATAATACAATTcctaaaatttatcatattcaTCTTCTACATTGTCAAAGTATATTTTTATCTACAACTTGTGGAAGGGGTATCAATAGAACAAGACTTCCTGAAATTACTATCAAAGCTaag ACAATGCCGATGCTAGATTTTGACTTAAATGATACTCTTGTTGTGGAGAATGACTGTGAACCTTTTATTGGTCAAACTTTTGAGAGTCAAGAAGAGGCTTATGCATACTATAACAACTATGCAAAACGCCATGGATATGTGGCTCGCAAAGATCGATCGGACACTAATAAACATGGAAAGACGATTAGACGAGACTTTTACTGCCATCGTGGGGGGAAAAAGCCTTTGAAAGTTGTTGACTTATCCAAATCTCAAAGGCATAAACAATCTTCAAAATGTGAATGCAAGGCACATATGCGTATAACGTTGAAAAAGCGTTTCGATATATTCCCGGAAGAATGGCATGTCACAAAGTTTGTTAAAGAGCATAATCATGAATTATTGTCTTCTGAAGAAATGAGATTTTTGCCGGCTAATCGTTCTATTAGTCAACAGGATGAGAAGCAAATTTTATTGTATAAAGAAGCTGGACTTTCAGTTAGACAAATAATTCGAGTCATGGAGCTTGAAAAGGAAATCAAACATGGGGAGTTGTCATTCATTGAAAGAGATGTTCGTAATTTGTTTGCTAAAGTTAAGAAAGTGGTTGGTGATGATGATGTTAAGAGCCTATTAGAGTATATGAAATTGGCAAAGCAGGAAAATAATTTGTTTCAATATGCATACACCATGGATAATGAAAGGAGACTTGAACATCTATTTTGGTGTCAATCTCAAAGTTTTGCATTGTACCAAAGATATGGTGATGTAGTTGTCTTCGATACGACTTACAAAGTGAATTCATATGACATGCCTTGTGGAATTTTTGTTGGCGTCGATAACCATGGAAAGACTATTTTATTTGGTTGTGCTCTCCTTCGTAATGAAAAAACATCTACGTTTAGGTGGTTGATGAAG ACTTTTGTCACTATAATGAAAAATACTCCAAAGACCATCATAACTGATCAGGATCCTTGGATGTCAGAAGCAATTGCAACAGAATTGCCAAGTACGAAACATAGCTACTGTATTTGGCATATAACTTCAAAATTCAGTTGCTGGTTTTCAGCACTTCTCCGCACAGCCTATCCAGATTGGTGTGTGGCATTTTATGAGGCATATAAGACAACTATACCCGAAGAGTTTGAACATAAGTGGAATACAATGATCCATAAGTATAATCTAGAAGAGAATAAACACATTCAAGGTTTGCAAAATGTTAAAGGATTTTGGGCACCCGCGTATCTTCGTGATCATTTTTTTGGTGGGATGATAACTACAGGAAGATCAGAGATGATAAATGCTTTCATCAAGAAGTTTGTTTCTTCTAATTTTAGTCTGAAAGATTTTGTGAAACAG GTTGACATCGCTATTCAAGAAATCGATCAAAGACGAGTACATAATAACATGACTGCCACTCTCAGACCAATTTCTGTTAAATCAAAGTCTCCATTGGAAGAACAAGCTTTTAAAGTTTTTACACCATATGCTTTTACAAAGTTTCAAGAAGAATTTTTCAGAGCAGGTCAGTATTCAATAATACCTGCTGAAGGTAAAATGTTTACTGTGACATATTTTGAAGGGGTGACTCCGAGAAATCATAGGGTCTTTTGGGATGGAGTATCGGCATCATGTAGTTGTAAAAATTTTGAGTTTTGGGGTATACTTTGTCGTCATATACTTCGAGTTTTCTCACATACAGATTGCTTTAAGATCCCATCATTGTATTTACCCCTACGTTGGCATCATAAGACGTTGTCGAGTTTAATTGTTGGAGAAGATGTTTTGCATTCTACTAGTGATGTTCAAACTACAC ATAACATTATGATGGAAAATGAAGTTGACAACATGGATCATGCATTAACCGATGAAAATACAGTGCATTTACCTCCTAAATCCAAGAGTAAAGGACGTCCAAAGAAGCGACGTGAGAAGGGTGGAAAAGAATTGGGGAAGAGAACTAAATGTTGTTCTATATGCAAACAGGCAGGTCATACTAAGCCTACTTGTCCTTATAAGGAAAATATTTCAAGCTTGAATGGAAAAAAAGATAGTGTTTCATCTTCACAAAAGAGACTTAAAAAAACACATGATGCGTTAGAAATAAATCCTATATTTACTTTGAAGTATTAG
- the LOC130811110 gene encoding hydroquinone glucosyltransferase-like gives MDTTNPKLQVVIVPSPGMGHLIPLVEFAKLLHNSHQFSINLLIPTSSPPTLAQTTFLSTLPSSISSTFLLPVDPTLLPLNITHEETIFLTHFHSLSSFRSALRSLSSVVAVVTDLFGVDYFDVARELNLPPYLYYTSNAFSLLSFIHLPTLHENVTCEYRDMKDPWVLPGCVPLHGKDFADPTQDRTSECYKVFMYMIKKYNMIEGIFVNSFFDLEPGAFNALINDENRLSEIYPIGPVIQPVLDEDHGSECSSWLDEQPTNSVLFVSFGSGGTLSYDQTIELAMGLKKSGQRFIWVVRSPSNSPFGSMFSQGNKDDGSFQFLPEGYLDKIKDRGFLIPSWAPQIKILSHRSTGGFVSHCGWNSTLESIVFGVPLIAWPLYAEQRMNAVMLNEGLKVALRPKANERGVVERDEIARVVKDLMEGEEGNKTRDKTKVLSELAKKAMSEDGDSTKTLNQVIKKWSNSQ, from the coding sequence ATGGACACCACAAACCCAAAACTCCAAGTAGTAATTGTGCCAAGTCCAGGCATGGGCCACCTTATCCCTTTAGTAGAATTTGCTAAACTCCTCCATAATTCTCACCAATTTTCAATCAATCTTCTTATCCCAACCTCATCACCACCCACTCTTGCTCAAACAACCTTCTTATCCACCCTTCCATCCTCCATCTCCTCCACCTTCCTCCTACCTGTGGACCCCACTCTTCTCCCCCTCAATATCACCCATGAAGAAACCATTTTTCTTACCCACTTCCACTCCTTATCCTCCTTTCGATCCGCCCTCCGTTCGCTCTCGAGCGTCGTTGCAGTCGTCACCGATCTTTTCGGTGTCGACTACTTCGACGTCGCTCGAGAGCTTAACCTACCACCTTACTTGTACTACACGTCAAATGCTTTTTCATTGTTATCTTTCATTCACTTACCTACGTTGCATGAAAATGTCACGTGCGAGTATCGTGACATGAAGGATCCATGGGTTTTACCCGGGTGTGTGCCACTCCATGGTAAGGATTTTGCTGACCCAACTCAAGATCGTACAAGTGAGTGTTATAAAGTGTTTATGTATATGATTAAGAAGTATAATATGATTGAGGGTATTTTCGTAAATTCTTTTTTTGATCTTGAACCGGGTGCTTTTAATGCTTTGATAAATGATGAAAACCGACTATCTGAGATTTATCCAATTGGACCTGTGATTCAGCCTGTTTTGGATGAGGATCATGGGTCCGAGTGTTCGAGTTGGTTGGATGAGCAACCAACCAACTCggttttatttgtttcattTGGAAGTGGAGGAACCTTGTCTTATGATCAAACTATTGAGTTGGCTATGGGATTAAAAAAAAGTGGACAAAGGTTTATATGGGTGGTTAGGTCTCCGAGTAATTCTCCCTTTGGATCTATGTTTAGTCAGGGTAATAAAGACGATGGATCCTTCCAATTTCTTCCGGAAGGGTATTTGGATAAGATTAAGGATCGTGGATTTTTAATTCCGTCATGGGCCCCACAAATTAAGATATTGAGTCATAGGAGTACCGGTGGATTTGTTAGTCATTGTGGGTGGAATTCGACTTTAGAGAGTATTGTGTTTGGGGTGCCTTTAATTGCTTGGCCGCTTTATGCAGAGCAGAGGATGAACGCGGTGATGCTTAACGAAGGACTAAAAGTAGCGTTGCGACCTAAGGCAAACGAGAGAGGGGTTGTTGAAAGGGATGAGATTGCTAGGGTTGTTAAGGATTTGATGGAAGGGGAAGAAGGGAATAAGACAAGGGATAAGACGAAGGTTTTGAGTGAATTAGCTAAAAAGGCAATGAGTGAAGATGGTGATTCTACCAAAACTCTTAaccaagtaattaaaaaatggaGTAATTCACAATAA